Proteins co-encoded in one Pseudomonas beijingensis genomic window:
- the moaD gene encoding molybdopterin converting factor subunit 1: MKITVKFFARYREALGVDSLKVEGDFATVDDVRALLAQRDGAEVLKEQNLMCARNEDLCQLDEPLADGDEVAFFPTVTGG; the protein is encoded by the coding sequence GTGAAGTTCTTTGCCCGTTACCGTGAAGCGCTTGGCGTGGATTCGCTCAAGGTAGAAGGTGATTTCGCCACAGTCGACGATGTGCGCGCACTGCTCGCCCAGCGGGACGGTGCCGAAGTGCTGAAGGAGCAAAACCTGATGTGCGCGCGCAACGAAGACCTGTGCCAGCTCGACGAACCGTTGGCGGACGGTGATGAAGTCGCGTTCTTCCCCACCGTGACCGGAGGCTGA
- the moaE gene encoding molybdopterin synthase catalytic subunit MoaE, with amino-acid sequence MAIRVQVEPFDAGGEVNAMHAANVGVGAVVSFVGYVRDFNDGLDVSGMFLEHYPGMTEKALGKIATEAEQRWPLLKLEVLHRIGALEPGEPIVFVAAASAHRQAAFDACAFVMDYLKTRAPFWKKENTVDGPRWVEGRDSDHAAADRWKQ; translated from the coding sequence ATGGCGATTCGTGTGCAGGTCGAACCGTTCGACGCAGGGGGCGAAGTCAATGCGATGCACGCGGCCAATGTCGGCGTGGGGGCGGTGGTGAGCTTTGTCGGCTACGTGCGTGATTTCAATGACGGCCTCGATGTGTCCGGGATGTTCCTGGAACATTACCCGGGCATGACCGAAAAAGCCCTGGGCAAGATCGCCACCGAGGCCGAGCAGCGCTGGCCGCTGCTCAAGCTGGAGGTGCTGCACCGTATCGGTGCGCTGGAACCGGGCGAGCCGATTGTCTTCGTCGCGGCCGCCAGTGCCCATCGCCAGGCGGCGTTCGACGCCTGCGCCTTTGTCATGGACTACCTCAAGACCCGTGCGCCGTTCTGGAAAAAGGAAAACACCGTCGACGGCCCGCGCTGGGTTGAAGGGCGGGACAGTGATCATGCGGCGGCGGATCGCTGGAAGCAGTAG
- a CDS encoding ABC transporter substrate-binding protein, with protein MSKFPLIPGLALSLLASSSLFAAEKILRIGIEAAYPPFASKTSEGKIEGFDYDIGNALCAQMQVKCEWIESEFDGLIPSLKVKKIDLALSSMTITEERKKSVDFTHKYYFTSSRLVMKEGAVVDDQYASLKGKTVGVQRATTTDRYATEVLEPKGVIVKRYSNNEEIYMDLASGRLDAIFADTIPLEDFLSMPRGKGYAFVGPELKDPKYVGEGAGIAVRKGNTQLVADLNKAIDGIRANGEYQKIQAKYFKSDIYGD; from the coding sequence ATGAGCAAATTCCCCCTCATCCCCGGCCTGGCCTTGAGTCTGTTGGCCTCCAGCAGCCTGTTCGCCGCAGAGAAAATCCTGCGCATCGGCATCGAAGCGGCTTATCCGCCGTTTGCTTCCAAGACTTCGGAAGGGAAGATCGAAGGGTTCGACTACGACATCGGCAATGCCCTGTGCGCGCAGATGCAGGTCAAGTGCGAATGGATCGAGAGTGAGTTCGACGGGCTGATCCCCTCGCTGAAGGTGAAGAAGATCGACCTGGCGTTGTCGTCCATGACCATCACCGAAGAACGCAAGAAGTCGGTGGATTTCACCCACAAGTACTACTTCACCTCATCGCGCCTAGTCATGAAGGAAGGAGCGGTGGTCGATGACCAGTACGCCAGCCTCAAGGGCAAGACCGTGGGCGTGCAGCGAGCCACCACCACTGACCGCTACGCCACTGAAGTGCTCGAACCCAAGGGTGTGATCGTCAAGCGCTACAGCAACAACGAAGAAATCTACATGGACCTGGCATCCGGTCGCCTGGACGCGATTTTCGCCGACACCATCCCGCTGGAAGACTTCCTGTCGATGCCTCGCGGTAAGGGCTATGCGTTTGTCGGCCCCGAGCTTAAGGACCCGAAATATGTGGGTGAGGGCGCTGGTATTGCGGTGCGCAAAGGCAATACCCAATTGGTGGCGGACTTGAACAAGGCCATCGATGGGATTCGGGCCAATGGGGAGTATCAGAAGATCCAGGCCAAGTATTTCAAGTCAGACATCTACGGCGACTGA
- a CDS encoding helix-turn-helix transcriptional regulator: protein MTASPPDPALENFRTIADAIATLFYPHAEVVLHDLRSQKVDYIANNLSKREIGDDSSLEDMLSEDVSERNIGPYEKLNWDGQKIRSLSSVLRDANGHPLAVLCINLNISLFENAKAALDLFLSPGKLIPQPDSLFRDDWQERINTFLHAWMRERQLSLNLLTRDHKRELVLALHAEGAFKGKSASNYVANVLNMGRATVYKHLKELKG from the coding sequence ATGACCGCTTCGCCACCCGATCCTGCACTGGAAAACTTCCGCACCATCGCCGACGCTATCGCCACGCTGTTCTACCCCCACGCCGAAGTGGTGCTGCACGACCTGCGCAGCCAGAAAGTCGACTACATCGCCAATAACCTGTCCAAGCGCGAGATTGGCGATGACTCGTCCCTGGAAGACATGCTCAGTGAGGACGTCAGCGAACGGAACATCGGGCCGTACGAAAAACTGAACTGGGACGGACAGAAGATTCGCAGCCTCAGCAGCGTGCTGCGCGACGCCAACGGTCATCCGCTGGCAGTGCTGTGCATCAACCTGAATATTTCGTTGTTCGAAAATGCCAAGGCCGCATTGGATTTGTTCCTGTCGCCGGGCAAGTTGATTCCCCAGCCGGATTCACTGTTTCGCGATGACTGGCAGGAGCGAATCAACACCTTCCTGCACGCCTGGATGCGCGAACGCCAGCTGAGCCTGAACCTGTTGACCCGCGATCACAAACGCGAGTTGGTGCTGGCGCTGCATGCCGAAGGCGCGTTCAAGGGCAAGAGCGCGTCCAACTATGTGGCCAATGTGCTGAACATGGGGCGGGCGACGGTGTACAAGCATTTGAAGGAACTGAAGGGCTGA
- a CDS encoding NAD(P)/FAD-dependent oxidoreductase, translating to MTQADFIIIGGGIAGASTGYWLSPHGRVIVLERESHPAYHSTGRSAALYSAAYGTPQVRALTQASRDFFDAPPAGFCEHPLLSPRGEMTVDFTGDPAELNNQYLSAKATVPQMQLLSADEACVRLPILRRDKVHGAIYDPTACDIDTDALHQGYLRGIRRSGGDVHTDSEVQQLSRDDQGVWQVKTANQTFTAPVLINAAGAWADHIAEMAGARKLGLQPKRRAAFIFAGPEGVDIHDWPMLVSLDESFYMKPDAGMFLGSPANADPVEPHDVQPEELDIAMGIYQIEEATTLTIRRPTRTWAGLRSFVHDGDLLSGFDPQVAGLFWVAAQGGYGIQTSPAMGQASAALVRGEPLPEALARFGLSSAMLSPKRLG from the coding sequence GGTGATTGTGCTCGAGCGCGAATCCCATCCGGCCTACCACTCCACCGGACGCTCGGCGGCGCTTTACAGTGCCGCCTACGGCACCCCGCAGGTGCGGGCGCTGACCCAGGCCAGCCGGGATTTTTTCGACGCCCCGCCAGCCGGTTTCTGCGAGCACCCGTTGTTGAGTCCACGGGGCGAAATGACCGTGGACTTCACCGGCGACCCGGCCGAGCTGAACAATCAGTACCTGAGCGCCAAGGCCACGGTGCCGCAGATGCAACTGCTCAGCGCCGACGAAGCCTGTGTGCGGCTGCCGATCCTGCGGCGGGACAAGGTCCACGGGGCGATCTATGACCCGACGGCCTGCGACATCGACACCGATGCGCTGCACCAGGGCTACTTGCGCGGCATCCGTCGCAGCGGCGGCGATGTGCACACCGACAGCGAAGTACAGCAATTGAGCCGCGATGATCAGGGGGTGTGGCAGGTGAAGACTGCCAACCAGACGTTCACTGCGCCGGTCCTGATCAATGCGGCCGGTGCCTGGGCCGATCACATTGCCGAAATGGCCGGTGCCCGGAAACTGGGCCTGCAACCCAAACGGCGTGCGGCGTTCATTTTTGCTGGCCCCGAGGGCGTGGATATCCATGACTGGCCAATGCTGGTGAGCCTGGACGAATCCTTCTACATGAAGCCCGACGCCGGCATGTTCCTCGGCTCGCCGGCCAACGCCGACCCGGTGGAACCCCACGACGTGCAGCCGGAAGAACTGGACATCGCCATGGGCATCTACCAGATCGAAGAAGCCACCACCCTGACTATCCGCCGCCCGACCCGCACTTGGGCCGGATTGCGCAGTTTCGTCCACGACGGTGATCTGCTGTCCGGTTTCGATCCACAGGTGGCCGGGCTGTTCTGGGTCGCGGCCCAGGGCGGCTACGGCATCCAGACGTCACCGGCCATGGGCCAGGCCAGCGCGGCGCTGGTGCGTGGCGAACCGCTGCCCGAGGCCCTGGCCCGTTTCGGCCTGAGCAGCGCCATGCTCTCCCCCAAGCGCCTGGGGTGA